ACTGGTAGCCTGCACCCTTGGCGAAGGCGATGACGCGCGCCTGCGGACGCCGCGCCTTGATCGAGGCGATCATCCGGGCAACCGGCTTGACAGCGAAGGCGTCGAACTCTTTCTCGCCGAGAACACCCGCCCAGGAGTCGAAAATCTGCACGGCATCGGCGCCGGCATCGATCTGCGCCACGAGATAATCGGCCGAAACATCGGCAAGCAGCATCAGCAGATGCTCGAAGGCGCGGGGATGTTCATAGGCGAAGAGCCGGGCAGGGGCCTGATCCGGGGTGCCATGGCCGGCGATCATGTAGGTCGCAACCGTCCAAGGCGCGCCGCAGAAACCGAGCAGAGCCGTCTCTTCAGGCAATTCGTGGCGCAACCGCCGCACCGTTTCCAGAACCGGTCTGAGATAATCGACAACCTCGTCGCCGTTCAATCTGCCGATGCCCGCTTCATCGATCGGATCCATTTCCGGTCCGTGACCTTCAGTGAAACGAACATTCCGCTTCATCGCGTCGGGAATGACGAGAATGTCGGAAAACAGGATCGCTGCATCGAAGCCATAACGGCGGATCGGCTGCAATGTCACTTCAACGGCGTGATCGGGCGTGTAGCAGAGATCGAGGAAGCTTCCGGCCTTTGCCCGGGTCTCCCTGTATTCCGGCAGATAGCGTCCTGCCTGTCTCAT
This DNA window, taken from Rhizobium etli CFN 42, encodes the following:
- the hemE gene encoding uroporphyrinogen decarboxylase → MSDTRRKVMRVLDGESVFPPPVWLMRQAGRYLPEYRETRAKAGSFLDLCYTPDHAVEVTLQPIRRYGFDAAILFSDILVIPDAMKRNVRFTEGHGPEMDPIDEAGIGRLNGDEVVDYLRPVLETVRRLRHELPEETALLGFCGAPWTVATYMIAGHGTPDQAPARLFAYEHPRAFEHLLMLLADVSADYLVAQIDAGADAVQIFDSWAGVLGEKEFDAFAVKPVARMIASIKARRPQARVIAFAKGAGYQLKTYRQKTGADAIGLDWSVPLAFAAELQKDGPVQGNLDPMRVVAGGRALEEGIDDILHHLGNGPLIFNLGHGITPQADPEHVRMLVERVRGSRMPRA